AAAGGTTTGATAACCTTAGAAGAGAATAGAAACTCAATACAACGAGCTCCATATAATCCCCATCCGATAATGGTTGAAAATGCAAAGCAACATAACGCAACTGCAGTAAAGATGGAGATCCAGTTACCATAAGTAGAAGTAAATCCACTGATCGTAAGTTCAGCACCAGCATCCGCACCAAATCCAATTGGAATTCCACTGCAGAGGATGACCAAGGCTGTCAATGTACAGATTAAGATCGTATCAGTAAATACTTCAAAGATACCAAGAAGTCCCTGCTTTACAGGCTCTTTTGTATCAGCACAAGCATGAGCGATCGAACCTGTACCAAGTCCGGCTTCATTTGAGAAGATTCCTCGTGCGACACCCTTTTTCATACTCATAAAGAAACTTCCAACAATACCACCAGTCACAGAAGCAGGATGGAATGCTCCGTTAATGATAGAACCAAAAACAGCAGGCAGCTGATCAATATTTAAAACAACAACACCTAAGGCAAAGAAGATATAAATAAATGCCATAAAAGGTACTAATCTTTCAGCTACTTGTCCGATTCTTTTGATTCCGCCAAGTAAGATCAATGCCACAAGAATTGCAACAATGATTCCAATGATCAGATTCGCAGTTCCAACAGAAGACTGACTGATCACGTGGAAATTCAACAAAGCAGAATTGATTGCTGTTGTGATCGTATTTACCTGAGTAGCATTTCCAGTTCCGAATACTGTTAAAACTCCGAAAGCAGAGAATAGTACAGCAAGAAAATGCCAGTTTTTGCTAAGACCATTCTTGATATAGTACATAGGACCACCAACATAATCCCCTTCTTGGTTACGTTCTCTGAAGTGAACTGCAAGTGTTACTTCGGAAAATTTCGTACACATTCCAAGAATAGCAGAAATCCACATCCAGAAAACAGCACCAGGACCACCGATTGCGATCGCACCGGCAACTCCGGCAATATTTCCAGTTCCGACTGTGGAAGCGAGTGCAGTACAGACTGCCTGAAATGGAGTCATAGATCCGTCGGATGCATCTTGCTTCTTAAAGACACGACCAAGCGTTTCCTTCATTGCATAAGGGAATTTACGGATCTGTAAAAATTTTGTTTTGATCGTTAACAGTAATCCGACACCAATGATGCAGATCATGGCTGGAACACCCCAGATAAAGTTGTTCACGGCACTGTTAACTGATTGTATAAGCTCTAACATAAATCAAACCTCTTTCAAATTTCTTTTATTAATTTGTATCTGTTCTTATATAATAGATATTTACTCATTAAGATCCATCTTACCTTAAGGTGACATGGAACATGAACAGACACAAGTGCAATCATATCATATTTACAGAAAAAAGTACAGAATCTAATCTTGACAGAGAATTAATAGATATCTTCTATAGATTTATGAAAAAAATCTAACTTGTAAAATATGTAAATAAGGACTAAACTTATATTCATAATTATGTGTAGACTTGGAGGATGAAAGATGGAGAATGAAAAACCAATACTAAGAGGAGAGCTTGCATTGATGGTAGCAATCGTGATCAATAGTTTTAGTGTAGTACTGATGCTGTATTCAGGTTCTGGAATTTCGGCAATCTCAAGTGTACCTTATGCATTTTCGGAAGTATTTAAGGAGTTATCACTAGGTACATGGACATATATATTTCAGGGAGCATTGGTGTTAAGTCTGATGATCCTAAGAAGAAAGTTTGTACCATCTTATTTATTCAGCTTCGTTGCAGGATTTGCGTTTAGTGAATTATTAGATGTCAATGAATTATGGATTGGGATCCTGCCACAGACGATCCCATGCAGGATTGCGTATTTCCTGATCAGTTATTTCTTGTTAAGTATAGGAATTGCTTTAGAGAACAGATGCCAGCTTCCGATCATTCCAACGGATTTATTTCCAAGAGAATTATCAGAAATCATTGACAAACCATATGCAAGGGTTAAGATCATATTTGATGTTTTATGTCTTGCCACAACTGGGCTTTTAACATGTCTGATGCTTGGATATTTAGATGGATTAGGTATTGGAACGATCGTTGCTGCATTTACGATGGGTAAAATGGTTTCGATCACAGGCAGTTGGATCGATCAGAGAGTTACTTTTGCATCGGTCTTAAGTAAACAGACGATATAGGGAATTAAGAGAATAGAAATAAGAAAGATGATAAAATAAGATAGAACGGGTGATAGTTTTGAAACGATATATTTTGAATGATTATATTACAGACGATGTCAGAATGGTAAATCCAATGATGGAAATTAATGGTTTTAAAGTAAGACCAGGATTTTTTGATTTAAATGGAGCATTAGAATTTTCATGTGGGGTGAATTTTACAGTGCATACAAGCAATGGAACATCATGTGAGCTGCTATTATTTCATCCAGGAGAAGAAGAACCATATGCAATCATTCCATTTCCAGAATCATATAAGATCGGAGATGTCTATTCTATGATTGTTTATGATCTGAAATCTGAAGATTTTGAATATGCTTATCGTGTGGATGGACCATATGATGAACAAAAAGGATTACTGTTTGATAAAACAAAAGTTTTGTTGGATCCGTATGCTCAGGCTGTTGCAGGACAGGAAGTCTGGGGACATAAAAGAACCAGAACGTATCATGCAAGAGTTGTAAGAGATAGTTTTGACTGGGGTGTACAGCCACAGTCAAGCAGAGAGATGAGTGATCTGATCATTTATGAGTTACATGTCAGAGGATTTACAAATCATTCATCCTCAGGAGTCAAACATCCAGGAACTTTTGCAGGATTAAAAGAAAAGATCCCATATTTAAAAGAATTAGGGATCAATGCGGTAGAATTGATGCCGATCTTTGAATTTGACGAGATGATCAACGCAAGAGAAGTGGATGGGAAACAACTTGTTGAATATTGGGGATATAATACGGTTGATTTTTTTTCACCAAATGCTAGTTATGCAGCTGCTGAGGAAGTTAATAATGAAGGAAAGGAATTAAAAGAATTGATCCGTGAACTTCATGAAAATGGAATCGAAGTTATTCTGGATGTTGTATTTAATCACACTGCAGAAGGAAATGAAAATGGACCATTCTTCAGTTTCAAGGGATTTGACAACAATATCTACTATTTATTAACTCCAGAAGGTAATTATTATAATTTTAGTGGATGTGGGAATTCTCTAAATTGCAACCATCCAGTAGTACAGCAGATGATCCTTGAATGTTTAAGACATTGGACGGTTCATTATCGTGTAGATGGATTCCGATTTGATCTTGCAAGCATTCTTGGACGAGATGAAGATGGAATGCCAATGAATAATCCACCATTACTAAAAAGTCTGGCCTATGATCCACTTTTAAGGAATGTAAAACTGATCGCAGAAGCATGGGATGCAGGTGGATTATATCAGGTAGGAAACTTTCCAGCCAGCAAACGATGGGCAGAATGGAACGGACAGTACCGTGATACGATGCGAGGCTATCTAAAAGGTGATTTCTGGGAAGCTAACAGTGCTGCATGGAGAATTTGTGGTTCAGGTGACTTGTATGGCGGATATTACTCTGATGGAAACAGTAATTACGCTGGATACAATTCCTGTATCAACTTCCTCACATGTCACGATGGATTTACAATGTATGATCTCTATTCTTACAATAATAAACATAATGAGGCAAATGGTTGGAACAATACCGATGGGGCAAATGACAATCGAAGCTGGAATTGTGGTATGGAAGGAGATACAAAAGATCCGGAAGTACTCAAATTACGTTACCGCATGATCAGAAATGCTTGTGCTATCTTAATGTGCAGCCGTGGAACGCCAATGTTCTTCTCAGGCGATGAATTCGGAAATACGAAGTTTGGAAATAATAACAGCTACTGTCAGGATAATGAAATCTCATGGATTGATTGGAGCTTATTAGAGAAGAATAAAGATTTATTTGAATTCTTTAAATTTATGATCGATTACAGAAAAAAACATCCAGTTATCCGCAAGAAACTGGACAATGCAGTTTGCGGAATGGAAGCAATGCATGCACACGATGTTAATGCAGAACGTATGGAAGTACCACAAAATGCAAAAACACTGGCAGTAAGCTTTGCAGGATATGACCGCAAAAAAGGAAAAGACGATCTTGTATATGTAGCAGTCAATGCTTATTGGGAAGAAGTAAAGATTACACTTCCAAACCTTGCAAATCATGGAGCATGGTACTTAAGTGTGGATACTTATGGAGATGAGAAAGGAAAGTACTTCTATCAAGAAGGAGAAGAGATTCGCATTGATCGTGAATATGTGATGAAACCTCGGTCTATTGTGGTGTTTACTGGACGAGAAATTTTAAGATAAATTTTAATTTTAAATTTGTAGTTGGCTAACTGTAGATTTTGAGTATATGATAAAAAATAAATAAGCAACCGAAAGCGCAGCGGTGGAATTTTGCTCACATTTTGAACAAATCGCTGATCCGCCCAATTTCCTACGAAAACTCGCGTTGAAAGTTACTGAACCCAGTAGTCTTTGACGCTCAGACATTCGTCCAATTGGGCTGCGAATTTGTTCAAAATATGGCAAAATTCCAATGCTGCGCTTTCGGTTGCTTATTTAGTTTTTATCATATACCAGAAGTCTAAAGTGAGGACAATTATAAGATTGGAAAACTTATGTAGGTGTGTATGTTGAATGTTATTGTTTTCAATTTATGTAGTGGCAGACAGATATTATTATTGTCAATACAGTAAAACATACACACCTACCAGTGGTTTCGATAACTGAAATTATCAACCAATACCGTTTAACATACATTCTCTGTGTGGAGATTTGAATAGTGTTCTGTTGTATGGGATATAAATAAAAGAAAAAGAAAGATCATGAATAAGCAAAAGTGGCAATATGAGCACTTTTTGAATGCGTTTTTTACAAATTCGCAGCGTCCTGTGGTCGATTGTTTGAACGTAGCTGCGGGCATTTTGGCTCGCAGCCAGTGAGACAATATGTAATGACCCCCAAGTTTGTAGGATCGTGGATTTACCTGTATACTATGAATTGGAAACTAACAATGGTAACAGGGATTACCGCATACAAATTGGAGGTCATTATATGAATTATAACACAGTTTACGTAGGAATGGACGTTCATAAGGAAAGTTTTACTCTTTGTTCTTGCAAATATGAAGATGAAAAGGCATCTCATTACCAGAGAACACCAGCCAGTTACAAGAATGTATTAAGATATCTTGCATTTCTTCGCACTATATATGGAGAAGATACAAGATTTGTGTGTGGCTACGAAGCAGGATGCCTTGGGTATTCTTTGTATCATCAATTGGAAAATTTTAATGTGGAATGTGTGATCCTTGCACCAACTACAATGCTCGAACAACGCAGCAAAAGAAGGATTAAGACTGATAAAAGAGATGCAGAGATCATTGCAAAATCTCTGGCACAGCACAATTACAGTCCGGTACATATTCCAACGAAAATGGATAATCAGACAAAAGAATTCATCCGTATGCGTGATGATCATAAAGCGGAATTGAAAAAGATTAAACAACAGATCCTTGCCTTCTGTTTACGTCAGGGTTATCAGTATGATGGAAGTGGTAACTGGACAGCAAAACATGTGAAATGGCTGAGATCATTAAAAACAGAGGGTCTTTATAAAGAAATACTTGATGAATATCTGCTGACTTATACAATCCTGACAGATAAACTGAACCGTCTGGATCAGAGGATTGAAGAACTAGCATCCAAAGAAGAGTATAAAGAATCTGTCAGTAAGTTAACCTGTTTTCTAGGAATCAAGATACATACTGCGTTATCTGTAATTGTTGAAGTTGGAGACTTTCAGCGTTTTGTATCTGCACGAAAGTTTGCAGGGTATCTTGGATTGGTACCTGGACAACATTCCAGTGGCGATGACAGAAACGGACTTGGCATTACAAAAGCAGGGAACACCCATGTACGCAGACTGTTGGTAGAATCCGCACAAAGTTATACCCGTGGAAAGATCGGATATAAATCAAGAGTCTTAAGATCACGACAGGCGGGAAATTCACCGCAGATAATCAATTATGCAGACAGGGCAAATGAACGTCTGAGACGGCGTTATTACCAGATGGTTCTGAAAGATGGTAAAAAATATAATATTGCAAAAATAGCAGTTGCAAGAGAGCTTGCTTGTTTTATATGGGGAATGATGACAGATAATATTTACTGATATAAATATAGCACATTGATCACTATATCAAGACCAAGCCGCCAAAGGCGGTACTGCGTAGTCTTGACATACTGATCGATGTGCTAGAAATGATAATCAAGATGATGTAAGCCGGTCTCTGCCGCATACATCATCCAGCCTGTAATTAAAGTTGCAACTGAAGGCATCCCGAAAGAGTTTCGAATATGTTTAGGTTTGAACTATCTACGAGATAACTCTGTTGGCGCAGTAATATCTGTGATCCACGCCAGTGAGACAGCTAGAGTTCGCGGCGGACCATTGACCTGTCGGTAACCAATCCACGTATATCAGAGTGGCCAATGCCGGGAACTGATACATCGGAACTCTTTCTGGATGTCTTCAGAAACAATAAAATAAACATTTGTTGTGATTTCTGTTAATTTACTATTGACAAAAGTCATTACATATCAGTTATCGAAGGAACAGGCGCGGACCAGCGATTTGTAAAAAACGCTTTCAAAAATGCGGAGTGCCACTTTGCTTATTCATGATCTTTCTTTTTCTTTTATTTATATTCCATACAACAAAATACTACTTACAAATCTTTCCCAGTAAGCATCTCATAAGCCTGGAAATATTTATCGATTGTCTTATCAACAATGTCCTGAGGCAGTTTCCAGTCATGTTCGTTGCTCTTTAACCAGTCGCGGGCGAACTGTTTGTCGAAGGATGGCTGTCCATGACCTGGTTCGTATTCGTCTGCTGGCCAGAAACGAGAGCTGTCTGGTGTTAACATTTCATCTCCGATGACGATGTTACCGTTTTCATCAAGACCAAATTCAAATTTCGTATCTGCGATGATGATTCCGTGTTCTAATGCATAATCAGCACATTTCTTATAAAGTGCGATCGTCTTATCGCGTAACTGTTCAGCGTATTCCTGTCCTTTACCTGGGAATTCTTTCTCAAGAACTTCAATACTTCTTTCAAAAGAAATGTTCTCATCATGATCACCGATTTCTGCTTTTGTAGATGGTGTGTAGATTGGTTCAGGAAGTTTATCAGATTCTTTTAATCCTTCAGGAAGTTTGATTCCGCAGACTGTACCATTCTCCTGATAGCTTGCCCAACCGCTTCCTGTGATATATCCACGAACGATACATTCGATTGGAAGCATAGTAAGTTTCTTACACATCATGCTGTTTCCATCATATTTTTCCTGTTGGAAGAATTCAGGCATATCTTTGACATCAACAGAGATCATATGGTTAGGAACGATGTCTTTTGTAAGGTCAAACCAGAATTTGGACATCTGTGTTAAAACAGTTCCTTTCTTTGTGACATCATTCTTTAAGATGACATCAAAGCAGCTGATACGGTCAGTTGCAACCATGATCAGGCTGTCACCATTGTCATAAATCTCACGAACTTTACCTTCTTTGATCGGTTTCATTTCTTTCATTATTCATACCTCGCTGATAAATTGTATCAATGTTTCTCAAATTTTCACTCGTTGTTTACTAATATAACATCAATTGTTGAAAAAATAAAGTCTGGATTGGCGATTTCAGTATTTGTAATATATTTTGCCCTCGGTTCGTAAATCATATATAATGGTATGAGTGT
The sequence above is drawn from the Anaerostipes hadrus ATCC 29173 = JCM 17467 genome and encodes:
- a CDS encoding DUF6198 family protein; the protein is MENEKPILRGELALMVAIVINSFSVVLMLYSGSGISAISSVPYAFSEVFKELSLGTWTYIFQGALVLSLMILRRKFVPSYLFSFVAGFAFSELLDVNELWIGILPQTIPCRIAYFLISYFLLSIGIALENRCQLPIIPTDLFPRELSEIIDKPYARVKIIFDVLCLATTGLLTCLMLGYLDGLGIGTIVAAFTMGKMVSITGSWIDQRVTFASVLSKQTI
- a CDS encoding alanine/glycine:cation symporter family protein, which codes for MLELIQSVNSAVNNFIWGVPAMICIIGVGLLLTIKTKFLQIRKFPYAMKETLGRVFKKQDASDGSMTPFQAVCTALASTVGTGNIAGVAGAIAIGGPGAVFWMWISAILGMCTKFSEVTLAVHFRERNQEGDYVGGPMYYIKNGLSKNWHFLAVLFSAFGVLTVFGTGNATQVNTITTAINSALLNFHVISQSSVGTANLIIGIIVAILVALILLGGIKRIGQVAERLVPFMAFIYIFFALGVVVLNIDQLPAVFGSIINGAFHPASVTGGIVGSFFMSMKKGVARGIFSNEAGLGTGSIAHACADTKEPVKQGLLGIFEVFTDTILICTLTALVILCSGIPIGFGADAGAELTISGFTSTYGNWISIFTAVALCCFAFSTIIGWGLYGARCIEFLFSSKVIKPFMLVYSLVAILGATVDLGMLWSIAETFNGLMAIPNLIALFLLSGTVVKLVKDYFHEK
- a CDS encoding glycogen debranching protein, translating into MVNPMMEINGFKVRPGFFDLNGALEFSCGVNFTVHTSNGTSCELLLFHPGEEEPYAIIPFPESYKIGDVYSMIVYDLKSEDFEYAYRVDGPYDEQKGLLFDKTKVLLDPYAQAVAGQEVWGHKRTRTYHARVVRDSFDWGVQPQSSREMSDLIIYELHVRGFTNHSSSGVKHPGTFAGLKEKIPYLKELGINAVELMPIFEFDEMINAREVDGKQLVEYWGYNTVDFFSPNASYAAAEEVNNEGKELKELIRELHENGIEVILDVVFNHTAEGNENGPFFSFKGFDNNIYYLLTPEGNYYNFSGCGNSLNCNHPVVQQMILECLRHWTVHYRVDGFRFDLASILGRDEDGMPMNNPPLLKSLAYDPLLRNVKLIAEAWDAGGLYQVGNFPASKRWAEWNGQYRDTMRGYLKGDFWEANSAAWRICGSGDLYGGYYSDGNSNYAGYNSCINFLTCHDGFTMYDLYSYNNKHNEANGWNNTDGANDNRSWNCGMEGDTKDPEVLKLRYRMIRNACAILMCSRGTPMFFSGDEFGNTKFGNNNSYCQDNEISWIDWSLLEKNKDLFEFFKFMIDYRKKHPVIRKKLDNAVCGMEAMHAHDVNAERMEVPQNAKTLAVSFAGYDRKKGKDDLVYVAVNAYWEEVKITLPNLANHGAWYLSVDTYGDEKGKYFYQEGEEIRIDREYVMKPRSIVVFTGREILR
- a CDS encoding IS110 family transposase — its product is MNYNTVYVGMDVHKESFTLCSCKYEDEKASHYQRTPASYKNVLRYLAFLRTIYGEDTRFVCGYEAGCLGYSLYHQLENFNVECVILAPTTMLEQRSKRRIKTDKRDAEIIAKSLAQHNYSPVHIPTKMDNQTKEFIRMRDDHKAELKKIKQQILAFCLRQGYQYDGSGNWTAKHVKWLRSLKTEGLYKEILDEYLLTYTILTDKLNRLDQRIEELASKEEYKESVSKLTCFLGIKIHTALSVIVEVGDFQRFVSARKFAGYLGLVPGQHSSGDDRNGLGITKAGNTHVRRLLVESAQSYTRGKIGYKSRVLRSRQAGNSPQIINYADRANERLRRRYYQMVLKDGKKYNIAKIAVARELACFIWGMMTDNIY
- a CDS encoding phosphoribosylaminoimidazolesuccinocarboxamide synthase: MKEMKPIKEGKVREIYDNGDSLIMVATDRISCFDVILKNDVTKKGTVLTQMSKFWFDLTKDIVPNHMISVDVKDMPEFFQQEKYDGNSMMCKKLTMLPIECIVRGYITGSGWASYQENGTVCGIKLPEGLKESDKLPEPIYTPSTKAEIGDHDENISFERSIEVLEKEFPGKGQEYAEQLRDKTIALYKKCADYALEHGIIIADTKFEFGLDENGNIVIGDEMLTPDSSRFWPADEYEPGHGQPSFDKQFARDWLKSNEHDWKLPQDIVDKTIDKYFQAYEMLTGKDL